A single window of Nicotiana sylvestris chromosome 5, ASM39365v2, whole genome shotgun sequence DNA harbors:
- the LOC138868795 gene encoding uncharacterized protein: MEKVKMIKEQLKIAQSRQKSYSDVRRRDLEFKEDDWVFLKVSPIKGIMRFGKKGKLSPRYVGPYKIVPRIGQVAYKLELPPEMSLVHPVLHVSILKKVIGDPSLIIPVETIEANEELSCEEIPVAILDRQVRKLRNKEVASVKMLW; the protein is encoded by the coding sequence ATGGAAAAGGTTAAAATGATTAAAGAGCAGTTGAAAattgctcagagtcgccaaaagtcctattcggatGTTCGTCgaagagatttggagttcaaagaagatgattgggtattcctGAAGGTTTCCCCCATAAAAGGTATAatgcgatttggaaagaaagggaaattaagtccgaggtatgttGGGCCGTACAAAATCGTTccgaggattggtcaggtggcgtaCAAGCTTGAGCTACCACCTGAGATGTCATTAGTGCACCCGGTATTACATGTGTCTATATTGAAGAAAGTAATCGGAGATCCATCACTTATCATACCAGTTGAGACTATAGAGGCTAATGAAGAACTATCAtgtgaagaaattccagttgccattcttgataggcaagtccgaaagttaaggaataaagaaGTTGCCTCCGTGAAAATGCTATGGTGA